Below is a window of Pyrobaculum aerophilum str. IM2 DNA.
ATGGGGAAGAACATAGCCATATAGATCCCTGCTATCCCCGTCACCGCCCCTATTAATAGCCACGCCACTGCGAATACTCTCTCTATATTAATCCCAACTGCTTTAGCTAGGTATAAGTTGTCAATGCTGGCCCTCATTATTACTCCATATCTAGTTCTGTACAATAAAAAGTATAATAACAGAGTGACTACAATGACTATAATAGTGGTATTTATTAGAGACGAGGTCAAGAAGTCTGTGCCCGGCCAAATAAACTCCCACCGGCTTAAGAGGACATTTCTGCTAAGAATTTGGTAGGTGTTCCGAGTATAATCGGCGATAATGGCCACTATTGCAAATAAAACGTAGTGTACACCAAATGAAGCGATCATTAGTGGCGTAATTCCGGCCCCTCTCCTGATCATAGGTCTAAAAACTGCTATATAAGTTGCCAAAGCCACAAGACCTGTGACTAGAGCTACGAGGGGGAAGGTTAAATATATACTAGCGGATAGTCCAAAAGGTAATAGTAGAAATACAATAGTATAATAGCTCACATAAGCCCCTATTGTGGCTAAATCCCCGTGCGCAAATGAGGGGATCTTAGTAGTTATGTACGTGAGGTTTAGGCCTAGGCTGAGGAGTACGTAAATATTAGAGAAAATTATAGCTCTTGCAAGAGTTGGATAGTCTACGTTAATAAATAACTCCATGGCGCCTTGAAAAAGTGTTATAAATAAGCTTTACCATACGATATAATTACATAATATATATAGCATTATATAGCTTGTCAAAGTATTTAAATATTTGAGTCACTCTCCCTATGGCCTCAAAAACTCTATATATAGGAATAATAGTAGCGGTAGTAATTATAGCAATAGCGGCGGCTTTGTTGTCAATGGGCGGGGGGCAACAGACGCCAACGCAATCCCCAACCACTCCAAGGCCTACACAGTCCCCCACGTCTCCGACCGCCACTCCCACTCAGACGCCCACACAGACGAGCCCAACTCCAACTAAAAAGACTGTTTACATAGGAGCCGCGTTGCCTTTAACAGGCGGTTCACAATCATATGGTATTGGCGTAAAAAACGCAGTTGAACTCGCCGTTGAGGACGCAAATAAAATGTGTCCCAATATTAAATTTGAACTACTCGTAGAAGACACTGGTACAAATCCGCAACAAGCTTTACAAAAAGTGCAGACGCTGTATGCAAAGGGGGCTAGGCTAATAGTTGGGCCTATGACCAGCGGAGAAGTAAGCGCCGTCAAATCCTTTGCCGATCAAAACAAGATTATAATCTTCAGCCCATCCTCAACATCGCCTCTACTCGGCATTCCAGGGGATTGGGTCTACAGAATTGTCCCAACGGATTTCGCCCAGGCAGCCGCCATTGCGGATCTCCTAAAGACTCTAGGCGTTAAGAGGGCTGTAATTATTTACAGAAATGACGCGTGGGGCGTCGGCCTCAGAAACGCAATAACAAACGAGAGTAATAAACTAGGCATAAACATCGTGGCATCACAGGGCTATGACCCAGATCCCAAGGCGTTCCCCACAGCTGTGCCAGAGGCAATAAGAAAGCTATCGGGCGCATTAGGCCAGCCTGGATCTGACGCGGCAATTATCTTTGTTACCTTTGAAGACGACGGTATAGCGGCTATTCAAGCCGCCGCGTCAGACCCAGTGCTGAGCAAGGTGAGGTGGATAGGTACGGACGGAATAGCGTATAGCGATGCGTTAATAAAACAAGTGGGCAAGGAGATGGCCGCCGCAAAAATGCTCGGAACAATAGCGGCGCCTGACCCTAACGATCCCAAGTACCAAGAATTTAAACAGAGGTATAAGGCTAAATACGGCAAAGACCCCGTGGCGTATGATCCATACGGCTATGACGCCGCTATGATGTTAATGCAAATAGCATGTCAACTGGGCACAGACGACTCCGACAAGGTAAAGGCGACGTTAGAGCAGTGGGGTCGCCAAGGCACTTACCAGGGCGTTACTGGAAAGGTTTATCTAGACGAGGCAGGGGACAGGGCGTATCCCAATTACGTCATATGGGGAGTTGCGCTTGAGGGAGGACAGCCTAAGTACGTAGACGCCGCGTATTACTACGGCACAGACAGGAAAATCACAATATTCGACCAAGGCAAACAATTCTTCCAATAATAAACTTTTTTTGTGTCTAGTTTTTTTCGCAAATGGCATCTATTCTTACAGTACAGGGAGTTGTAAAACAGTTTGGCGCATTTAGAGCATTAGACGGCGTTGACGTAGTAGTTGAAAGGGGTAAGGTCACTTTAATAATTGGTCCAAACGGCTCGGGGAAGACTACGCTAGTAAATGTAATTACTGGCGTATATAAACCAGAGGCAGGTAAAATATACTACGCAAAAAAAGAGGAAAAGCCTATTGATATAACTGGCTGGCCTCCTCACAAAATATTCGAGGCAGGCATAGTAAGGACTTTTCAAATACCACAAATATTCCAGAAGCTTACAGTCTTGGAAAATCTCCTAGCTGTCGCCAGGGGGCAGAGGGGAGAGGGCGTGATCTCGGCCCTATTTAAAAATTGGGTAAGAGAGGAGGAGCAATTGGCTAAAAAAGCCTTTCAAATTTTAAAGGCCGTTAGGCTTGTGGACAAGTGGGATATGCCCGCCTATTTGTTGTCCGCCGGTGAGATGAAGCTTTTAGAGCTTGCAAGAGCGCTTATGGCCGGGGCTGACTTGATTATTCTCGACGAGCCAATAGCCGGCGTGCCCATTGATCAAGCCCACGAAGTGTTTAAAATCGTGAGGAACATCAACCAACAACACGGCATTACATTCATGGTAATAGAACACAGAATTGACATCGCCTTTAAATACGTTGACTACGTATACGCCATGGCCAGCGGCAGAGTCATCGCCAAAGGTCTGCCGGACGAAGTTGCAAATGATCCAAAGGTGAAAGAGGTGTATATCGGAGGGTAAAACTTATAAATATAAGGCCAAGAACGCACAGCCGGGGTGGCCGAGCGGCCCAAGGCGCGGGACTGGAGATCCCGTCCCCGTCTAGGGGGCCCGGGTTCAAATCCCGGCCCCGGCGCTTTTCTATAGAGATAATCAGCCCTGGCCACTGCGGACATGTTATCCGTTGTGAGCCGTCATCACGTTCTTAGTCTTCTCATAGGGAAAAAATTTAAAATTACACTAATAGCTGGCAATAGCCGGGGTGGCCGAGTTGGTCCAAGGCGCGGGCCTGCTAAGCCCGTCCCCATACGGGGGCGTGGGTTCAAATCCCACCCCCGGCGCCTTTTTCTCTTAAAGAGCGGGGGATAGACGCAGTGTCAGTTTTGGCTAAAAGTATAAATAATGGCTTAGTTTCTCCCCCCAATGCAATCGATATATCGAATAATGTGGGCTATAACTCTAGCGGCGTTTTTAAGCGCCCAAGCTCTTGCCCCTACTGCGCAACAACAGTTTAATGTGGCCTTGTCCTACTCGCCGCCGTATGTTTACCCGGGCTCTATAGTTCAGCTCTATATTACTATTATATCTGCGCAGTCTATGTCAAATGTATATGTCGATATAAACTCGCCGTTTAAAGTGTTGACAGGGTCTACTGTTCAAATACAACAGATATCTGGCGGCGTGCCGGCTACTGTCGTCGCTGTTGTTCAAGTCCCTCTTGACGCCCGTCCCGGTTATTACACTATTAAAGTGA
It encodes the following:
- a CDS encoding ABC transporter substrate-binding protein — translated: MASKTLYIGIIVAVVIIAIAAALLSMGGGQQTPTQSPTTPRPTQSPTSPTATPTQTPTQTSPTPTKKTVYIGAALPLTGGSQSYGIGVKNAVELAVEDANKMCPNIKFELLVEDTGTNPQQALQKVQTLYAKGARLIVGPMTSGEVSAVKSFADQNKIIIFSPSSTSPLLGIPGDWVYRIVPTDFAQAAAIADLLKTLGVKRAVIIYRNDAWGVGLRNAITNESNKLGINIVASQGYDPDPKAFPTAVPEAIRKLSGALGQPGSDAAIIFVTFEDDGIAAIQAAASDPVLSKVRWIGTDGIAYSDALIKQVGKEMAAAKMLGTIAAPDPNDPKYQEFKQRYKAKYGKDPVAYDPYGYDAAMMLMQIACQLGTDDSDKVKATLEQWGRQGTYQGVTGKVYLDEAGDRAYPNYVIWGVALEGGQPKYVDAAYYYGTDRKITIFDQGKQFFQ
- a CDS encoding ABC transporter ATP-binding protein — its product is MASILTVQGVVKQFGAFRALDGVDVVVERGKVTLIIGPNGSGKTTLVNVITGVYKPEAGKIYYAKKEEKPIDITGWPPHKIFEAGIVRTFQIPQIFQKLTVLENLLAVARGQRGEGVISALFKNWVREEEQLAKKAFQILKAVRLVDKWDMPAYLLSAGEMKLLELARALMAGADLIILDEPIAGVPIDQAHEVFKIVRNINQQHGITFMVIEHRIDIAFKYVDYVYAMASGRVIAKGLPDEVANDPKVKEVYIGG
- a CDS encoding branched-chain amino acid ABC transporter permease codes for the protein MELFINVDYPTLARAIIFSNIYVLLSLGLNLTYITTKIPSFAHGDLATIGAYVSYYTIVFLLLPFGLSASIYLTFPLVALVTGLVALATYIAVFRPMIRRGAGITPLMIASFGVHYVLFAIVAIIADYTRNTYQILSRNVLLSRWEFIWPGTDFLTSSLINTTIIVIVVTLLLYFLLYRTRYGVIMRASIDNLYLAKAVGINIERVFAVAWLLIGAVTGIAGIYMAMFFPMTEELGWLRLPVIFVASVVGGLSSIYGAVLGGYVVGLSLVLGATYILTPLGVPTEFQLVIPFAFVIAILLFAPQGLAGIISSIAQKVRK